The following proteins are co-located in the Amyelois transitella isolate CPQ chromosome W, ilAmyTran1.1, whole genome shotgun sequence genome:
- the LOC132904083 gene encoding uncharacterized protein LOC132904083: MVCYEVLWEKLQRRNISDDVVGIFQFWYGNQINVVKWADCFSDEYRLECGVRQGGISSPTLFNLYMDSLIEELSSMHAGCYMDGVAVNNLSYADDMVLLRPSISALRSLLHVCEKYATSHGLMYNTSKSEYMIFGLGGKVAEVSPIMLNGSPLNRVSKFKYLGHVITEDLKDSVDIERERRALAAFCQSFYTSSLWINYTQKAYSALRVQYNNIFRMLLRLPRFCSTSTMFAEAATDDFYAIRRKRVATFLNRIRDSGNSILSELQNG; encoded by the exons ATGGTGTGTTATGAGGTCCTGTGGGAAAAGCTACAGAGGAGAAATATTTCTGATGATGTTGTGGGAATATTTCAATTCTGGTATGGCAATCAGATAAATGTGGTCAAATGGGCAGATTGTTTTTCAGATGAGTATAGGCTAGAATGTGGGGTGCGGCAGGGGGGGATTTCCTCACCTacactttttaatttgtacatGGATAGCCTGATTGAGGAACTCAGCAGCATGCATGCTGGTTGCTACATGGACGGCGTTGCTGTCAATAATCTCAGTTACGCAGATGATATGGTACTGCTGAGGCCCTCAATCAGCGCGCTTCGTAGCCTACTACatgtatgtgaaaaatatGCTACAAGCCATGGTCTAATGTATAACACCAGTAAAAGTGAGTATATGATCTTTGGTCTTGGAGGAAAAGTGGCTGAGGTATCGCCTATTATGCTCAATGGGTCACCTCTTAACAGAGtatccaaatttaaatatttaggacACGTCATAACAGAGGATCTCAAAGATAGTGTGGATATTGAACGGGAACGCAGGGCGCTGGCT gCATTTTGCCAATCCTTTTACACGAGCAGCCTGTGGATTAACTATACTCAGAAGGCATACAGCGCCCTGCGCgttcaatataataatatatttaggaTGCTGTTGCGGCTACCTCGTTTTTGCAGCACGTCCACTATGTTTGCAGAAGCGGCCACGGACGACTTCTATGCCATCAGGCGCAAACGTGTCGCTACATTCTTAAACAGAATACGGGATAGCGGCAACAGTATCCTTAGTGAACTCCAAAATGGATAG